tttaattataaaaataaggtATGTTCATTGTAACAAGAAAAACAATGTTGCGTGTGTAAGACAAACTTAATAATCCCTCCACCTACCATCCTCCATTTCTACCTCCTACAGGAACCAATTTTAATGCCCAATATATCTCCTGCCATATCTTCCTCCAAGCTTATTTGGcttacattatttaatttttaaaaattcactttgtGGATTGAGGTGCAAAAGCTATATTAAGTCAGCTGGATTTGTTCATAAAATTATCATATTTAGCATTTTAATTTGAGcacagttaatttttaaaattcttattgattaactctaatttatttttaaatctttcttttttatatatagcaGTATTCATAAGCTATGATTTATAAGCTAAGATTCCACAAATCTTTAATCTGTGCCAGTTTCTGAAAACAAAATACGATCCTGATGCCTACGAAACTGTCATATTTTTGTAAAGCAAAGAAATGTAGCGGGCTTGTGGATATAGTGTGGCTACAGTATCAAAAAGATATAAAGTGATATATCCAGAAAAGGagctaagaaataaaatgtaaagtcaTAGAATGCAATTTTTGTCACACAAAACTTTGTGTAATCAGTCTCATTTtctgagctatcatttcacatcCACATTTATGCTGCTTctgatgttttatatttttaaaactgtatatACATCTGAAATTTGAATGTTTTCCTGATTGAGAGAAGTTTTCTGCTCTTTCATGGGTTGGATGATTTATAAACACTGACCACTTCTTTTCACGAACTGGAGAAGATAGAGCACTCTGAAGCAGACcatgaggaagaggagaaggggcCTGGCTTTGCTGTCCCCCTCTGTGTGACAGTAGGGGGGGCTGCTCCCAGGGTGCTCCCCTGGACCAAATGCCAAAAGATGTCCTAGTCCTCAGTCATTGAAGGCACCTTTGAAAACTAAGTAATAAGTCCTGCTTGTTTAGTATTCCAGGGATGTGGATGGAGCAGCCATGTTCTTGTCACATATTTCTGCCTTTGAAACTTGTTTCAAAAGGATCTGCAGTGGTAGGAATTAGTTGACAGCAATTTATTCCATATCTTCATACGGTTCcctctttccatatttttattcTAACCATAGAAATAGACTCAgattctctttatatattaaaaaataaaagacttgaatttaTCTGGTTTGTTGGCTAAGCAAGAACTGACCTAACTTCTTAGTCTCACTCAGCCacaatttttttctgaggaaacttGTTTATAACCTTCGAGCTTCTGAATCCGAATCTAAAATCTGTCCTCATCAAACAGCAAAAGTATACTTCTGGGTACTTGAGGATCCTCAACCATTTCTTGTTGGTGAATATCTTTGTTCTTagtgaaatttcaaaaaattactGAAGTGGCAATCCATAGGCAATGtctccattttattcttttctttctgattccCCTTGACGACAGAGGCTGAGTGTCTTTACCATGTGTCATAATTGTTTTTGCTCTTTCTGGATCTTCtggagagaggccagcttcatatCGTCATTAAGATGCATGCAAAGGCTAAGCATGCATACTGTATTGCAGCCACAAGCCACTGTGTTACTTGTAGTGTGGGTCATCAAAGCAAATGctttgccattcctcctcttctaGAATGTTATATTGCATAGCTGATGTTATCTGCAGTGCATCTCTTTCTCATGTTTTGCTgtctttcaaaaaaattcattgagATGTATCTAAAGTGTTTATTCTTCCCTCTCCATGACTATTTGTCTAGCtatgaatttgggaggacacAGTGCTTATAGTTTCGTCTTTGTACAGATTCCAGAATCTATCCATGTTCTGACTGAAAGAAGCTATTTGAAAGAATATCTGCTGGGCAAATGGTATAATAGCCTTCattgtttaaagattttttgCTGGCATTTTCAGTTCTTGATAACAGCGTTCCTGAAGACTCTCTAGCCCTGGACAGAATCTGGTCTGCTTTGGTGTGTCAACACCTTCTCCACTTTAAGCCATTGAAAGTTTGGGGGTGCACCTACAATATGAGTTATTtcaggatatatatttttttgtgtgaggaagattgaccctgagctaacatctgccaatcctcctcttttttttgctgaggaagactggccctggcttaacatccatgctcatcttcctccactttatatgggacaccaccacagcatggcttgccaagtggtgtgtgggtgcgtgcccaggatccgaaccggccaaccccgggccgccgcagcagagcgcgcgcacttaaccgcttgcgccaccgggccagccccaggatatattttttttaattcttttttttttctttttaaagatttaccctgagagaacatctgttgccaatcttcctctttttttttttcttcccaaagccccagtgcatggttgtatatcctagttgtaagtccttctggttcttctgtgtgagctgccaccacagcatggctactgacagatgggtggtgtggttcaatgactgggaaacaaacccaggctgcccaagtggtgagagcaccaaactttaacaactaggccctcagggctggctcatcaggatattttttaaacagcCATTGGTGATGGGGCCATGCTTTTTATTTCACGATCTCCAtgtacttcttcttttttttgtgtgtgtgaggaaaatcagccctgagctaacatccatgctaatcctcctctttttgctgaggaagaccagctctgagctaacatacattgccaatcctcctcctctattttttttccccaaagccccccagtagatagttgtacgtcatagttgcacatccttctagttgctgtatgtgggacacggcctcaacatggccggagaagctgtgcctctgtgcgcgcccgggatccgaacccaggccgccagtagaggagtgcgcacgcttaaccgctaagccacggggctggcccctccctgtACTTCTTTGAAGCATTTATTTAATCTGTGAATGATTCTAGTAGCATTTGGGACAGTATTTGCAAAGAACCTCTGTTTCTTAGGAATAATTTGCCAtatggaaatcttttttttttcccctagctttattgagatacaattaatatataacattgtgtaaatttaagatgtacaatgtgatgatttggaaATGCTCCTTACTTGCTTCCATATGCTATACATGGAACTCTGTTTCACAAATAGGATTCTAGAGGCACGAAGGGTAAATTTCAGCTAGTTGGCAGATACCCGCTACACAGCAGCCCATACAGATGTAGAAATGGTGTCCTTCCATGATAACCACAGGGAAATGACACTGAAGGCTTCATCTTACAGTATAGCCAGCATTACCAGAAAAAATTGTATCAGTAGGAATCAGATTATGATTTTcatattcatcaaagttaaaTATAGTTTAATAGTTTGACTTCAGCGTCACTGTGAAATGTGTAGTTTTGAATAGCGCTGTGGATCACACAGCCATAAATGTTCAGGAGGAACCAGGTTCCAACTTCCAATAGCccgtttttttaatttattctcagTTTCGTGTCTTTTGAGAAACATGCTTCTTGTTTTCTTCTCAACAGAAATAAATGGAGTCTACTGCTCTTTATCCATGCAACTCACAGATTTTTGAGACTCAGTCACAGGAGAGAGATAGGTTACCACTAATTTCTAGACCAACAAGCAAAGAAAGATCTGAGGCTGTTTGTCTTCCCTGTGACAGTGGAGGCAGCCATGCCTCCAGGTCATGTGTGTGTGAGTTGTAGTGTGTGCTTCTAAAGGCTCTGGGAACGTTTTATATAAGAGGGTAGCTTGCTACATAGTCTGAGAAATCATTTGAAGGTATGAACACTGTTTTGATTCATTTTGCTAAATAGTTATTATGTATagatttaaaggaaattttatttaatgatttaattgaaaagataatatatatacaagattttaaaaatgcaaaaattgaAGAGAACGCAGTAGGCCTGTATCCCCTGTACTAGCCCCATCATagccctctccctttcttcccagGTTTGTCTACCTTTCATAAAGATCCTTACGtacatatgtatttgtatatgtatgtccTTCTCAAGTTAGCAGTCAGGAGCATACTTTCTACTGTTCTGCACTGGATTACTTTCGCTTGGAAATTATTTTCCTATCAGCACATAGACAGTAGCCCTTATTCCTTCTTAACGTTGTGCTATAATTGTTTAACCTTCTTCCTATTGATGAACAGTTAGTTTACAGTCTTTTCCCTTAAAAACAGTCCTGCAATAAGTATCCTTGTTTGATCATCTGTGCAAACAGATCCAAGTACACTGTACCTgaaggacaaattcttagaagtgAAGCTACTAGAGAGACATCGCCAACTGTCCTTCCAACAGGATATTCCAATTTGAACTCCTCAGCACAGTGAATATAAGAGAGCCTATTTCCTATACCTTCTCCAACCCAGTGCATTATTTATCTCATAGGACAAAATGGCATGTCATTGTTGTTTCAACATGGCTTTCTTTTATTGTGAGCAAActagaagcatcttttcatatgtttaaggcatatatttatttttctgtaagccACAGAAAAAATGTGCTGCTTGTGGAGAGAGGACCTTTGTTCACAAAATGCAGGTATACCAACCTACATGGTTCCATCCCTTCTGTATACTGGCTCATTTATCAGACGGAATCTTTATACCTGTATTCTTTCTGCATCTGCTCTTGCCCCCTCCCTCCCATCATACCCTACAGCTCTCCTTCTGCGTTCCCTCTCGCTTCACTGCCTCTGAAATGTCTAGAGTGTCCAAGTTTGATGGGGGTTgggaggtgttggggagggggatCCGTGTGTCCTTAGGGAAGGAGTAGCTTTTAGCTCCCTGCTTTTAATAAGAAGAATCTCCAGGCTTCTGATACAGGGTGGCTATAGGAGGAAGAGAAGCGagtaaatgaagagaaagaactgGAATAGCTCCTTCCCAAAGAAAAGGGTAAAGTTGGTCCAGAACTAACTACCGTGTGCTTTCAGGGGGAGGGCCATGAGAAATGAATGCTCAGAGATGGGGTTACCTACTCTGAATGCTCAGAGATGGGGAGTAGGGAGGGAGCAACCCTGCACATGGCCCTCTAAGATGGTGGACTTTGCACAGATCAGGAGAGAGTCAGGACCCTCCTGGCTCTCACCCCATGGTTGCTGCTGGGGCAGTTTGAGAACTGTAGGAAGAGACACAGAGTCAGGTTTTGGAGACTGGGCCACCTATGAAGCAATGCAGTTCCCTCCCTCTTCTGGTCCTGTGTGTCTCCCTAGGAAACAAGCTTGGCTGCAGACCCCAGTCTTGCAAGGCAGCAGCCCCGCCTGGGAGCAGGGTGGTGGCCAGGGCAATGGTGAGAGCCCTGAAGATGCCTCATGGCTGCTGAGGGCGCTGCCCGGTCAGGGAGCAGAGTGGTGGGCATGGTGTGCAGCCCGTGGGTCCTGGTCCTGGTGTCCTCAGTTCTGGCTCTGGAAGGTAAGAGAGGGGAGACCAGAGAACTCCCACTTGCCAGTAGAGACCCAGCCCAGGTGGCAAATGGGAAAGATtcaaaaaaggcagaaaagagtAAAGATATCAAAAGGGGGAAGGGACTAGGGAGGGTTTCAGAGAATGGCTTCTGACAGACAGCTGTACTCCTGCTGGTGAATTAAATGGACCAGGGAGGGAAATCCTTTTTTCTTCATGAGAATGGGGAGGGGGTTAGCAGTGCTGGCTGGAGGCTTGGCCACTGCGTGCCCCTTCTTATCTCTGGGCAGAGGTATTGCTGGACACCACTGGAGAGACATCTGAGATTGGCTGGCTCACCTACCCACCGGGTGGAGTGAGTGTCACTCTTTCATTCTGAACCcatcgcccctcccccaccctgcttGCTACAGTGTGGAGTTCAGGAAGGAAACCCTGGGTAGAGATTGATGGACTAAGACTCCTTCCCTCCAGAGGCACAGGACTTGGCGTATCCTCACCCTGCTTTGCATGTCATTAATTTTAAGTCTCAGTGGAAGAGCTATGCCCACCACCGCCTCACACCCTCCAATCCCCGAGCAGCTAACCCTGTCTCCTGCCCTCCCTGTAGTGGGATGAAGTGAGCGTTCTGGACGACCAGAGACGCCTGACTCGCACCTTCGAGGCATGCCACGTGGCAGGCGCCCCTCCAGGCACCGGGCAGGACAACTGGCTGCAGACACACTTTGTGGAGCGGCGAGAGGCCCAGAGGGCACACATCCGACTCCACTTCTCTGTGCGGGCCTGCTCCAGCCTGGGCGTGGCCGGGGGCACCTGCCGGGAGACCTTCACGCTCTACTACCGCCAGGCCGAGGAGCCTGACAGCCCCGACGGCGTTGCCGCCTGGCACCACAAACGCTGGACCAAGGTGGACACAATTGCAGCGGACGAGAGCTTCCCCGCCTCCTCCACCTGGACTGTGGGGCCTCGTGGCGCCGGGCAGCGGGCCGGGCTGCAGCTGAATGTCAAGGAGCGGAGCTTCGGCCCCCTCACCCAGCGCGGCTTCTACGTGGCCTTCCAGGATACCGGGGCCTGCCTGGCCCTCGTGGCGGTCAAGCTCTTCTCCTACGCCTGCCCTTCCCTGCTGCGCGCCTTCGCCTCCTTTCCTGAGACTCAGGCCAGTGGTGCCGGGGGCGCCTCCCTGGTGGCAGCCATGGGTACCTGTGTGGCTCATGCAGAGCCAGAGGAGGATGGAGGTGGCGGCCAGGCAGGGGGCAGCGCCCCCAGGCTGCACTGCAATGGGGAGGGCAAGTGGATGGTGGCCGTTGGGGGCTGTCGCTGCCAGCCCGGGCACCAGCCCACGCATGGAGACAAGGCCTGCCAAGGTGAGACCTGCTCCCTTGCACATGCCCAAGATGCCCCCACCTGCCTTCAGGCTGCTCTCCTGAACACCCCAAACTGCATTTTGTCCCCAAAAGTTCAGGAATAAGCTCTTTTAGGAAAGGACTCCTGTTTTCTCCAGATTTATTTCCTAAAACACACAGACTTGCTCTCATTCACTTATCTGAAATTTCTAAAACCTTCTGGAGACTTCCACAGCCATTCTTGAGGATCCTAGGGCTGCAAGCCTGAGAAGTGATGGTGATCAAGAGGAGTTAAACTCCTGGGTTGTCATGGGATAGGGTCCTTTGTCCGCTTTTGCCATCTGTTTAGGGAGGGGAATCATCCCACGGTCGGGTGACCAGGATGCAGGTAGGAGAAGGCAGTGGATGCCGGCTAAGAAGAATGATTCTGCTGCTGGGTGGAGGATGCAGGCGGCCTCTGCAGAGGGAGGTTATGCATTCAAGCCAGACGCCTATATCTGGTGCTTGGCCTGCCCGTAGCCCCCACTGTTTCCATCAATGAAAATACAGTTCCACCCAGCCAAATGGCAAAAGTAATCTCTGTCAGAGGGAGGGAAACAGGGAAGAGAGGGGTGGGAGTTAGACctcaggaagaaaggaggaaccagccctggggAATGGAATGGAAGGCTGGGAGGCCACCTGTGTGCAGGTGTGGACTCAGGAGGGGGTGGACAGAGTGAGCCTGATGCCTCCACCCTCTGCTCCTCAGCCTGCCCTGGGGGATCCTACAAGGCCTTGTCTGGGAATGCCCCCTGCTCTCCGTGCCCTGCCCACAGCCATGCCCCCGATCCTGCAGCCCCCGTTTGCCCCTGCCTCTCCGGCTTCTACCGGGCCATTTCCGACCCCCCAGAGGCTCCCTGCACTGGTGAGTCCCCCACCTGCCCCAGGGGTGGAAACAGGACTGGATTGGGGCCAAAAGAGGGGGGCCTGAGGGCAAGGTGGTGGGGCTGGTTTGCATTTCAGtgacttctttctctctgtccttggtttcttccccctgccctccacctccctctctccccccatcCCAACCTGGCCTCTCCTCCTACCTACCTTCTCTGCTTTCTGCTCCCAACACATGctctctgtctcctcccctgcctctttccttcctcaatcacccccaccccacaactCCCTCCATCATGGCCCTTCTCTGGCTGCACCTGACGCTTTCCCAGGCCCTCCGTCGGCCCCCCGGGAGCTTTGGTTCGAGGTGCAAGGCTCAGCGCTCATGCTGCACTGGCGCCTgccccaggagctggggggacGAGGGGACCTGCTCTTCAATGTCGTGTGCAAGGAGTGTGGAGGCCGCCAGGAGCTTGGCAGCAGGGGTGCTTGTCGCCGCTGCAGGGATGAGGTGCACTTCGACCCCCGCCAGAGGGGCCTGACTGAGAGCCGAGTGTTAGTCGGGGGACTCCGGGCACATGTACCCTACATCTTGGAGGTGCAGGCTGTTAACGGGGTGTCAGAGCTTAGCCCTGACCCTCCCCAGGCTGCAGCCATCAATGTCAGCACCAGCCACACAGGTGAGCCTCACCCTCCGCCTAACGCCTTACCTGCCTAAGGCCTTCCCTTGCCTCCTTGGAAGCCCCTCCCCAACTCCTGCTCCCCGGCCCCTGGAAACCCCCCTAATCACCCCCACCCCAGTTCCTTCTGCAGTCCCTGCTGTGCACCAGGTGAGCCGGGCATCAAACAGCATCACGGTGTCCTGGCCACAGCCAGACCAGACCAACGGTAACATCCTGGACTATCAGCTCCGTTACTATGACCAGGTGGGGAGGAAAGGGGCGCCTGGCAGGGCTGATGGGAGCTCgcagtggggaggtggggagggcaggagaggtGCCCAGGAGCCCTGCAGCAGAGGGTACAGGAATGCAAGAGGGGCTGGAAGCCTGAGGTAGGAGCGGGGGTGAGCGGCTGGAAGAGGGCCAGCAGGGAGTGAGTGGTTGTCACCCCCAGGCAGAAGATGAATCCCACTCCTTCACCCTGACCAGCGAGACCAACACAGCCACTGTGACACAGCTGAGTCCTGGCCACATCTATGGCTTCCAGGTGCGGGCGCGGACTGCCGCAGGCCACGGCCCGTACGGGGGCAAGGTCTATTTCCAGACACTGCCTCAAGGTGAGAGGAAGCTGGACGGGGAGGGGAGGCACTAGGGCGTAGTAAGCAGAGGCCCAGGGGCTGACACCCAGCACCCTCCAGACCAGAGGCCTTGAGGAGAGTGCTCATGGCTAAGCAGCTGACCTTCGGgtctgtgggggtgtgtgtggtggggtgcaTGGCAGGGTATGTGGGTGCATGCTCTTGTGACGCCTTGCCCATCTGTGATCCTGGGCGGCTGGTTCCTCAGGTGAGCTGTCTGCCCAGCTTCCAGAGAGACTCTCCTTGGTGATTGGGTCCATCTTGGGGGCCTTGGCCTTCCTCCTGCTGGCAGCCATCACTGTGCTGGCTGTTGTCTTCCAGAGGTGAGCCCCTCCCGCCATGCCCCCACACCACTCATTCTGCAGCACAACCCCAGGTCCTGGCAGCCCCAAAGCCCACTGCAGAAACCCCCACCAATGCCCTCTCCCGCCACCCAGGCCCTCTACCGGGGCCCATGCAGAGGTGGGAAGGGGAACCGGGCATCCTTCACTCCACAGATCTCTGGCTGGACGGCAGCTTGTGTGGGGGCAGAAGGGGGAGGACATGGGAGTGTGTCATTCCAGGACTCTGGTTTGTCCCTCAGGAAGCGGCATGGTACAGGCTACACGGAGCAACTGCAGCAGTACAGCAGCCCAGGTGAGGGGGTCAGTTGAGGGATGCACAGACGAAGAGCTGGGCACTAGGGCCAGGAGCACACCAGGCAAGGCTGGTTTCCCCCGAGGTTGAGGGGTAGCTCCTTGGCACTGTCTTGGGAGGTGAGAGGGCCTGCCTGGGGTGTGTGGGCAGTTGGGCCTTGCACCACACCCTCACAAAAAACCCCATATGCCTACAGGGCTTGGGGTCAAGTACTACATCGACCCCTCCACATATGAGGACCCCTGCCAGGCCATCCGAGAATTCGCCCGGGAGGTGGACCCTGCATATATCAAGATCGAGGAGGTCATTGGGGCAGGTACTACAGGGCAGCGGGAGGGCATTAGACGCActagcctcccaccaccaccaccccaggaCTCCCTGCAATGTCCCTTCTAAATGTGGCAGGACGCCGTGAACCCACAGTCCTTCCCTACCGCCTTCCCAACCTACACCCGTCCTCTTAGGCTCCTTCGGAGAAGTGCGCCGGGGCCGGCTGCAGCCCCGGGGACGGCGGGAGCAGGCGGTGGCCATCCAGGCCCTGTGGGCCGGAGGTGCCGAGAGCCTGCAGACGACCTTTCTAGGCCAGACCGCAGTGCTGGGCCAGTTCCAGCACCCCAACATCCTGCGGCTGGAGGGCGTCGTCACCAAGAGCCGGCCCCTCATGGTCCTGACAGAGCTTATGGAGCTGGGCCCCCTGGACAGCTTCCTCAGGGTCAGTCCagcctgggggaaggaggagggcccTTGGGTCTGGGAAAGTTTGCAGTTCTCAGCTGTCCCAGAGACTGAGTGCTATATCTttgctccctcccaccccacctcctgcGGTGGTCTTCATCCTTCATTCCCAGGCCATTTTCTGATTCCCAAATGCCCTCGCCCTCTCCCGTGAGGTCTGCTGTGCTCTGTGTCGCGGTTCCCCACCCGGTTGCtgacctctgccccctgcccctcaGCAGCGGGAGGGCCAGTTCAGCAGTCTGCAGCTGGTGGCCATGCAACGGGGAGTGGCCGCCGCCATGCAGTACCTGTCCAGCTTTGCCTTCGTCCACCGCGCCCTCTCTGCCCACAGTGTGCTGGTGAATAGCCACCTGGTATGCAAAGTGGCCCATCTTGGCCACAGTCCTCAGGTGAGAGCACAGGCCTGGGGCCTCTCCATCCTCAGCCGGTGCTGGAGGATAAGCTGGAACCTCGGGTGGCATATCATAGTGTCTGAAGGGATGGAGATCACCTGTGCTCCATCCAGAATAGAAGTCTGGGCAAGGAGGGCATTGAGGGCTTTCAGGGACCAAGAGGATTGGGGAAGGCAGGAGACCTGCAAAAACCTAGAACCACCTCCTACACTTTCCCGAAAGCACACAGACTCTAGAGTCAGAGCAGCCAGGCACACATCCCGGGCACTCCACCCTAAGCTCTGTGACTTTGCACAAGCTCACGTTTCTCTACGCCTCAGCCTCTGCATCTGTTAAGTGAAGATAATATCATCTAccctagagttgttgtgaggattaaacgacaTGCGTGATGTAAAACCCTTAACACACATCCAGACACACAGTAGTTTCTCAACGAACGTGACTTCTGCTGTCATTGTTCTTGTTACTTTTAACCACCCTCAGGGCCCGAGTGGTATGCTTCGCTGGGCAGCCCCAGAGGTCATTGCACGTGGAAAACATACAACATCGAGCGACGTGTGGAGCTTCGGGATAGTGATGTGGGAAGTGATGAGTTACGGAGAACGGCCCTACTGGGACATGAGTGACCAGGAGGTGAGCTCTTGACCTAGACCTTGCTGATTCCCCGCCCCCGAGCCCTCCAGCCCTCCAAGCCTCACAGATTCGCACATTCTAAGACCTCCATTCTCTAATCCACTCACATTCGAAGATCTCATGcctcttgttttccatatttttaagttCCTTTCCCACTCCAACCTCATGCACTTCCTACTTCCAGCCCACCCCCACACTCCTAACAATATACTCCTTTCCACCTGCAATAACGTCCCCTCA
The nucleotide sequence above comes from Diceros bicornis minor isolate mBicDic1 chromosome 3, mDicBic1.mat.cur, whole genome shotgun sequence. Encoded proteins:
- the EPHB6 gene encoding ephrin type-B receptor 6 isoform X2; translated protein: MRNECSEMGLPTLNAQRWGVGREQPCTWPSKMVDFAQIRRESGPSWLSPHGCCWGSLRTVGRDTESGFGDWATYEAMQFPPSSGPVCLPRKQAWLQTPVLQGSSPAWEQGGGQGNGESPEDASWLLRALPGQGAEWWAWCAARGSWSWCPQFWLWKWDEVSVLDDQRRLTRTFEACHVAGAPPGTGQDNWLQTHFVERREAQRAHIRLHFSVRACSSLGVAGGTCRETFTLYYRQAEEPDSPDGVAAWHHKRWTKVDTIAADESFPASSTWTVGPRGAGQRAGLQLNVKERSFGPLTQRGFYVAFQDTGACLALVAVKLFSYACPSLLRAFASFPETQASGAGGASLVAAMGTCVAHAEPEEDGGGGQAGGSAPRLHCNGEGKWMVAVGGCRCQPGHQPTHGDKACQACPGGSYKALSGNAPCSPCPAHSHAPDPAAPVCPCLSGFYRAISDPPEAPCTGPPSAPRELWFEVQGSALMLHWRLPQELGGRGDLLFNVVCKECGGRQELGSRGACRRCRDEVHFDPRQRGLTESRVLVGGLRAHVPYILEVQAVNGVSELSPDPPQAAAINVSTSHTVPSAVPAVHQVSRASNSITVSWPQPDQTNGNILDYQLRYYDQAEDESHSFTLTSETNTATVTQLSPGHIYGFQVRARTAAGHGPYGGKVYFQTLPQGELSAQLPERLSLVIGSILGALAFLLLAAITVLAVVFQRKRHGTGYTEQLQQYSSPGLGVKYYIDPSTYEDPCQAIREFAREVDPAYIKIEEVIGAGSFGEVRRGRLQPRGRREQAVAIQALWAGGAESLQTTFLGQTAVLGQFQHPNILRLEGVVTKSRPLMVLTELMELGPLDSFLRREGQFSSLQLVAMQRGVAAAMQYLSSFAFVHRALSAHSVLVNSHLVCKVAHLGHSPQGPSGMLRWAAPEVIARGKHTTSSDVWSFGIVMWEVMSYGERPYWDMSDQEVLNAIEQEFRLPPPPGCPPGLHLLMLDTWQKDRTQRPHFDQLVAAFDKMIRKPDTLLAGGGPGDRPSQALLNPVALDFPSLDSPQAWLSAIGLECYQDNFSKFGLCTFSDVAQLSLEDLPALGITLAGHQKKLLHNIQLLQQHLRQPGSVEV
- the EPHB6 gene encoding ephrin type-B receptor 6 isoform X5, coding for MAAEGAARSGSRVVGMVCSPWVLVLVSSVLALEEVLLDTTGETSEIGWLTYPPGGWDEVSVLDDQRRLTRTFEACHVAGAPPGTGQDNWLQTHFVERREAQRAHIRLHFSVRACSSLGVAGGTCRETFTLYYRQAEEPDSPDGVAAWHHKRWTKVDTIAADESFPASSTWTVGPRGAGQRAGLQLNVKERSFGPLTQRGFYVAFQDTGACLALVAVKLFSYACPSLLRAFASFPETQASGAGGASLVAAMGTCVAHAEPEEDGGGGQAGGSAPRLHCNGEGKWMVAVGGCRCQPGHQPTHGDKACQACPGGSYKALSGNAPCSPCPAHSHAPDPAAPVCPCLSGFYRAISDPPEAPCTGPPSAPRELWFEVQGSALMLHWRLPQELGGRGDLLFNVVCKECGGRQELGSRGACRRCRDEVHFDPRQRGLTESRVLVGGLRAHVPYILEVQAVNGVSELSPDPPQAAAINVSTSHTVPSAVPAVHQVSRASNSITVSWPQPDQTNGNILDYQLRYYDQAEDESHSFTLTSETNTATVTQLSPGHIYGFQVRARTAAGHGPYGGKVYFQTLPQGELSAQLPERLSLVIGSILGALAFLLLAAITVLAVVFQRKRHGTGYTEQLQQYSSPGLGVKYYIDPSTYEDPCQAIREFAREVDPAYIKIEEVIGAGSFGEVRRGRLQPRGRREQAVAIQALWAGGAESLQTTFLGQTAVLGQFQHPNILRLEGVVTKSRPLMVLTELMELGPLDSFLRQREGQFSSLQLVAMQRGVAAAMQYLSSFAFVHRALSAHSVLVNSHLVCKVAHLGHSPQGPSGMLRWAAPEVIARGKHTTSSDVWSFGIVMWEVMSYGERPYWDMSDQEVLNAIEQEFRLPPPPGCPPGLHLLMLDTWQKDRTQRPHFDQLVAAFDKMIRKPDTLLAGGGPGDRPSQALLNPVALDFPSLDSPQAWLSAIGLECYQDNFSKFGLCTFSDVAQLSLEDLPALGITLAGHQKKLLHNIQLLQQHLRQPGSVEV
- the EPHB6 gene encoding ephrin type-B receptor 6 isoform X6 → MGTCVAHAEPEEDGGGGQAGGSAPRLHCNGEGKWMVAVGGCRCQPGHQPTHGDKACQACPGGSYKALSGNAPCSPCPAHSHAPDPAAPVCPCLSGFYRAISDPPEAPCTGPPSAPRELWFEVQGSALMLHWRLPQELGGRGDLLFNVVCKECGGRQELGSRGACRRCRDEVHFDPRQRGLTESRVLVGGLRAHVPYILEVQAVNGVSELSPDPPQAAAINVSTSHTVPSAVPAVHQVSRASNSITVSWPQPDQTNGNILDYQLRYYDQAEDESHSFTLTSETNTATVTQLSPGHIYGFQVRARTAAGHGPYGGKVYFQTLPQGELSAQLPERLSLVIGSILGALAFLLLAAITVLAVVFQRKRHGTGYTEQLQQYSSPGLGVKYYIDPSTYEDPCQAIREFAREVDPAYIKIEEVIGAGSFGEVRRGRLQPRGRREQAVAIQALWAGGAESLQTTFLGQTAVLGQFQHPNILRLEGVVTKSRPLMVLTELMELGPLDSFLRQREGQFSSLQLVAMQRGVAAAMQYLSSFAFVHRALSAHSVLVNSHLVCKVAHLGHSPQGPSGMLRWAAPEVIARGKHTTSSDVWSFGIVMWEVMSYGERPYWDMSDQEVLNAIEQEFRLPPPPGCPPGLHLLMLDTWQKDRTQRPHFDQLVAAFDKMIRKPDTLLAGGGPGDRPSQALLNPVALDFPSLDSPQAWLSAIGLECYQDNFSKFGLCTFSDVAQLSLEDLPALGITLAGHQKKLLHNIQLLQQHLRQPGSVEV